A single genomic interval of Astyanax mexicanus isolate ESR-SI-001 chromosome 4, AstMex3_surface, whole genome shotgun sequence harbors:
- the gpr35b gene encoding G-protein coupled receptor 55 gives MGFNCSAVENDSHADLRLFQRVAYMLVFTVGLPLNISALWFFSRIQHWTDTHVYMANLMLADVLLILFLPFRIFQTFCPIDPSALCTFLICVHYSNMYVSIFTIMVISAHRLAVIRFPLLARALQTRRKTMARVVCLFIWVFVIAICAAFSSNMFPKKLRECYERKHEHLLDFPFLLVLEIVGYLLPVAIVTTCSGQAICLLNKSTENQLQQTERKHVLERKRVVAIITANLIIFLVCFSPIHLAHLLKYLKSGKSVLFTDAFYEVSEWIATTNCCLDAVGYYFLLKKVFKGKT, from the coding sequence ATGGGGTTCAACTGCAGTGCGGTGGAGAACGACAGCCATGCTGACCTCAGGCTCTTCCAGCGGGTGGCGTACATGCTCGTGTTCACCGTGGGCCTGCCCCTCAACATCTCCGCCCTCTGGTTCTTCAGCAGGATCCAGCACTGGACGGACACTCACGTCTACATGGCCAACCTGATGCTCGCCGACGTCCTGCTCATCCTCTTCCTGCCCTTCCGGATATTCCAGACCTTCTGCCCCATCGACCCCTCCGCCCTCTGCACCTTCCTCATATGCGTTCACTACAGCAACATGTACGTCAGCATCTTCACCATCATGGTGATCAGCGCCCATCGCTTAGCGGTCATCAGGTTTCCCCTGCTGGCCAGAGCCCTGCAGACCAGGAGGAAGACCATGGCGCGCGTTGTCTGCCTCTTCATCTGGGTTTTCGTCATAGCAATCTGCGCCGCATTCAGTTCCAACATGTTCCCAAAGAAGCTGAGGGAATGCTACGAGCGCAAACACGAGCACTTACTGGATTTCCCGTTCCTACTGGTTCTGGAGATAGTGGGGTATCTTCTGCCTGTAGCCATCGTCACAACCTGCTCCGGCCAGGCCATCTGCCTCCTTAACAAATCCACGGAGAATCAGCTGCAGCAAACGGAGAGAAAACACGTGTTGGAAAGGAAACGAGTCGTGGCCATAATCACCGCCAACCTGATCATTTTCCTCGTTTGCTTTTCGCCAATTCATCTCGCACatttactgaaatatttaaaatcagGAAAGTCTGTGCTCTTTACCGACGCTTTTTACGAAGTCTCTGAATGGATCGCAACAACCAACTGCTGCCTGGACGCTGTGGGATATTACTTCCTGTTAAAGAAGGTTTTCAAAGGAAAGACTTAA